A region from the Pseudomonas promysalinigenes genome encodes:
- a CDS encoding Na+/H+ antiporter family protein — protein MNAVIAAVGIMLILSLSRVHVVIALIIGALAGGLIGGLGVEGTLKAFNGGLGGGATVALSYALLGAFAVAIAKSGLAHALADRALSMIDRQGHASGGKVKWLLIGLMLVVAVSSQNILPIHIAFIPLLVPPLLYVLTRLRIDRRLVACVITFGLITPYMFLPIGFGNIFLNEILLANVARAGVDVSGVNVTHAMAIPAAGMFVGLLLAVFVSYRNKRDYDLARIEQVEQVSVQYNPLTLLVAALAIAAAFIVQLWLESMIIGAMVGFLIFSLSGIVRWKETDGLFTEGMKMMAMIGFIMIAASGFAEVMKATGEVKTLVEASAQWIDHSKGVGALLMLLVGLLVTMGIGSSFSTVPILAAIFVPLCMQLGFDPLATVCIVGTAGALGDAGSPASDSTLGPTSGLNVDGQHHHIWDTVVPTFLHYNLPLLAFGWLAAMTL, from the coding sequence ATGAATGCAGTGATCGCCGCGGTGGGCATCATGCTGATATTGAGCCTGTCCCGCGTGCACGTGGTCATCGCCCTGATCATCGGCGCTTTGGCCGGTGGTTTGATCGGGGGGCTGGGGGTCGAGGGTACGCTCAAGGCTTTCAATGGTGGCCTGGGAGGCGGCGCCACGGTGGCACTGTCCTACGCGTTGCTCGGGGCGTTCGCGGTGGCTATTGCCAAGTCTGGGCTGGCTCACGCCCTGGCCGACCGCGCGCTCAGCATGATCGACCGCCAGGGCCACGCCAGTGGTGGCAAGGTTAAATGGCTGCTGATCGGGCTCATGCTGGTGGTAGCGGTGTCATCGCAGAATATTCTGCCCATTCACATCGCCTTCATCCCGCTACTAGTGCCGCCGCTGCTGTATGTGCTGACGCGGCTGCGCATCGATCGTCGGTTGGTCGCCTGTGTGATCACCTTCGGCCTGATCACCCCTTACATGTTTTTGCCGATTGGCTTTGGCAACATCTTTCTGAACGAGATTCTGCTGGCCAATGTCGCGCGGGCAGGGGTCGACGTCAGCGGGGTCAATGTGACCCACGCCATGGCTATCCCTGCGGCGGGCATGTTCGTCGGCCTTTTGTTGGCTGTGTTCGTCAGCTACCGCAACAAGCGCGACTACGACCTGGCACGCATCGAGCAGGTCGAGCAGGTCAGCGTGCAGTACAACCCGCTCACCTTGCTGGTTGCCGCGCTGGCAATCGCTGCGGCGTTCATTGTGCAATTGTGGCTGGAGTCGATGATCATCGGCGCCATGGTGGGCTTTTTGATCTTCTCGCTGTCGGGCATCGTTCGCTGGAAGGAAACCGATGGGCTGTTCACCGAGGGCATGAAGATGATGGCCATGATCGGCTTCATCATGATCGCAGCCTCCGGATTTGCCGAGGTGATGAAAGCAACCGGTGAGGTCAAAACCTTGGTCGAGGCGTCGGCGCAGTGGATCGATCACAGCAAAGGCGTCGGCGCCTTGCTGATGCTGCTGGTGGGGCTGCTGGTGACCATGGGCATCGGCTCATCGTTCTCCACGGTGCCGATCCTGGCAGCGATCTTCGTGCCATTGTGCATGCAGCTGGGCTTCGACCCACTGGCCACCGTGTGCATCGTCGGTACCGCAGGCGCGTTGGGTGACGCCGGCTCGCCGGCCTCGGACTCGACCCTCGGGCCGACTTCAGGCCTGAACGTGGACGGACAGCATCATCATATCTGGGACACCGTTGTGCCGACCTTCCTTCACTACAACCTACCGTTACTGGCGTTCGGTTGGTTGGCGGCGATGACGCTGTAA
- a CDS encoding FecR family protein yields the protein MNQDRLNPSPDDAITDAAAHWCMRLHAEDCTALEHEAFACWLAADPRHEEEYRAMLEIWQTADHLPRTATVIDFNQTVQQAPQVRNWRPLASAAALALLALPLAAWLGWTQGWLPNDYQHFETGDQRRTVQLSDGSQVELNLHSELTYLNYKDQRQVTLKRGEAYFTVQHDSKHPFIVRAGSGQARVTGTQFNVWKYQDQVKVTLVQGSVLVSSEGSTGGYRLGPGMQASYHSGDFEPQLAESDDYDSSLAWRQGKLVLDNLSLEQALPVINRYLDAPLQLADPATGRIRISGIYSTREVRRLVDSLPKVLPIYLTRSKDGSTVINSILPPPNKG from the coding sequence ATGAACCAAGACCGCCTTAACCCCAGCCCAGACGACGCCATCACCGACGCTGCCGCGCATTGGTGCATGCGCTTGCACGCCGAAGATTGCACAGCGCTCGAACATGAAGCGTTCGCCTGCTGGCTGGCGGCTGACCCGCGGCATGAAGAGGAATACCGGGCGATGCTGGAGATTTGGCAAACTGCCGATCACCTCCCGCGCACAGCCACGGTCATCGACTTCAACCAAACGGTGCAGCAAGCGCCACAGGTACGCAACTGGCGGCCGCTGGCGTCGGCGGCGGCACTGGCCCTGCTGGCCTTGCCGCTGGCAGCATGGCTAGGCTGGACCCAGGGCTGGCTGCCCAATGACTATCAGCACTTTGAAACCGGCGATCAACGGCGCACCGTGCAGTTGAGCGACGGCAGCCAGGTCGAACTCAACCTGCACAGCGAACTGACCTACCTCAACTACAAGGACCAGCGCCAGGTCACGCTTAAACGCGGCGAGGCTTACTTCACGGTGCAGCACGACAGCAAGCACCCCTTCATCGTCCGCGCCGGCAGTGGTCAGGCACGGGTCACCGGTACGCAATTCAATGTTTGGAAGTACCAGGACCAGGTCAAGGTCACCCTGGTGCAGGGGTCGGTGCTGGTCAGCAGCGAGGGCAGCACCGGCGGCTACCGCCTTGGCCCTGGCATGCAGGCCAGCTACCACAGCGGTGACTTCGAGCCACAACTGGCCGAAAGCGACGACTATGACAGCAGCCTGGCCTGGCGCCAGGGCAAACTGGTGCTCGACAACCTGAGCCTTGAGCAGGCGCTGCCAGTGATCAACCGCTACCTCGATGCGCCGCTGCAGTTGGCTGACCCTGCAACCGGGCGCATCCGCATCAGCGGCATCTACAGCACCCGCGAAGTCAGGCGATTGGTCGACAGCCTGCCCAAGGTGCTGCCGATCTACCTGACCCGCAGCAAGGACGGCAGCACCGTCATCAACAGCATCCTGCCGCCGCCGAACAAGGGCTGA
- a CDS encoding MarR family winged helix-turn-helix transcriptional regulator yields MSHFTPENFQTCAIGMLLGRAAILKDRILDWHLESEGVTAAQFKVLIIVTQYEVDTPAELCRYLGLDSGSMTRMLDRLEHKGLIMRNRCADDRRQVRLALTSEGQRLADRLPEIGAAAMNELVGALQADELKALESLLAKILLSAGDPLTIRRFPDR; encoded by the coding sequence ATGTCCCATTTCACGCCGGAAAATTTCCAGACCTGTGCCATCGGCATGTTGTTGGGCCGCGCAGCGATCCTCAAGGACCGTATTCTCGATTGGCACCTGGAATCTGAGGGTGTGACGGCAGCGCAGTTCAAGGTGTTGATCATCGTGACCCAGTACGAGGTGGATACGCCCGCTGAACTGTGCCGTTACCTCGGGCTGGACAGTGGCTCGATGACCCGCATGCTCGACCGCCTTGAGCACAAGGGCCTGATCATGCGCAACCGCTGCGCCGATGATCGCCGCCAGGTGCGCCTGGCGTTGACCAGCGAGGGGCAACGCCTGGCCGACCGCCTGCCAGAGATCGGCGCGGCGGCAATGAACGAACTGGTCGGCGCGCTGCAAGCAGACGAGCTCAAGGCTCTGGAAAGCCTGTTGGCCAAAATACTGCTCAGTGCCGGCGACCCTCTGACGATCCGCCGCTTCCCTGATCGTTGA
- a CDS encoding HlyD family secretion protein, whose translation MATSADTANPPTDAPAPGKRKAWLLGLLVLVLLVGAGTWAWYSLVGRWYESTDDAYVNGNVVEITPLVTGTVISIGADDGDLVHAGQVLLQFDPSDSEVAQQAAEAKLARTVRQVRGLYSNVDSLKAQLQTRQAELQKAQQDFNRRKVLAASGAIAAEELSHARDDLTVAQAAVNSARQQLNTSSALVDDTVVSSHPEVMAAAADLRQAYLDHARTTLVAPVTGYVAKRTVQLGQRLQPGTATMAVIPLDEVWIDANFKETQLRDMRIGQPVEVSADLYGSSVKYSGTVDSLGAGTGSAFALLPAQNATGNWIKIVQRVPVRIHLSPDQLKDHPLRIGLSTVVDVDLHDQSGPTLAQQPPQQASYTTQVYDRQLDEADQLIARLIHQNSAAGKTVER comes from the coding sequence ATGGCCACTTCCGCAGACACTGCAAACCCTCCGACCGACGCGCCAGCGCCGGGTAAACGCAAGGCCTGGCTGCTCGGCCTGTTGGTGTTGGTGCTGCTGGTCGGCGCCGGTACCTGGGCTTGGTACAGCCTGGTCGGGCGCTGGTATGAGAGCACCGACGACGCCTACGTCAACGGCAACGTGGTGGAGATCACGCCATTGGTGACCGGTACCGTGATCAGCATTGGCGCCGACGATGGCGACCTGGTGCATGCTGGCCAGGTGCTGTTGCAGTTCGACCCTTCGGACAGTGAAGTGGCGCAGCAGGCTGCCGAGGCCAAGCTCGCGCGGACAGTGCGACAGGTCCGCGGCTTGTACAGCAATGTCGACTCGCTCAAGGCTCAGTTGCAAACGCGCCAGGCCGAGTTGCAGAAAGCTCAGCAGGACTTCAACCGGCGCAAGGTATTGGCCGCCAGTGGCGCGATCGCGGCGGAAGAGCTGTCCCATGCCCGGGATGACCTGACCGTCGCCCAGGCCGCAGTCAACAGTGCGCGCCAGCAACTGAACACCAGCAGCGCACTGGTCGACGACACCGTGGTGTCCTCGCACCCTGAAGTGATGGCGGCTGCCGCTGATTTGCGCCAGGCCTACCTCGATCACGCCCGCACCACCTTGGTTGCGCCGGTAACCGGCTATGTCGCCAAGCGTACCGTGCAGCTTGGCCAGCGCCTGCAGCCGGGGACCGCTACCATGGCAGTGATCCCGCTGGATGAGGTGTGGATCGACGCCAACTTCAAGGAAACGCAGTTGCGCGACATGCGCATCGGTCAGCCGGTCGAAGTCAGCGCTGACTTGTACGGCAGCTCGGTCAAGTACAGCGGCACGGTCGACAGCCTCGGCGCCGGTACCGGGAGCGCCTTCGCGCTGCTGCCTGCGCAGAACGCCACCGGCAACTGGATCAAGATCGTTCAGCGGGTGCCTGTACGTATTCACCTGAGCCCCGACCAACTCAAGGACCACCCGCTGCGCATTGGCCTGTCCACCGTCGTCGACGTGGACCTGCATGATCAGAGTGGCCCAACCCTGGCTCAGCAGCCTCCACAGCAGGCCAGCTACACCACGCAGGTGTACGACCGCCAGTTGGACGAGGCAGACCAGCTGATTGCCAGGCTGATTCACCAGAACAGTGCCGCCGGCAAGACGGTCGAGCGATGA
- a CDS encoding DHA2 family efflux MFS transporter permease subunit, which translates to MSNDAPAQFTPPSLLLTTIGLSLATFMQVLDTTIANVALPTISGNLGVSYEQGTWVITSFAVSNAIALPLTGWLSRRFGEVKLFIWATLLFVLASFLCGIAQSMPELVGFRVLQGVVAGPLYPMTQTLLIAVYPPAKRGMALALLAMVTVVAPIAGPILGGWITDSYSWPWIFFINVPIGLFAAAVVRQQMRARPVVTSRQPMDYIGLLTLIVGVGALQVVLDKGNDLDWFESSFIIIGSLISVVFLAIFVIWELTDRHPVVNLRLFVHRNFRVGTIVLVGGYAGFFGINLILPQWLQTQMGYTATWAGLAVAPIGVLPVIMSPFVGKYAHRFDLRVLAGLAFLAIGTSCFMRAGFTSEVDFQHIALVQLFMGIGVALFFMPTLSILLSDLPPQQIADGSGLATFLRTLGGSFAASLTTWIWIRRADQHHAYLSEHISQFDPATRHTLEQLGGASTQNYAQLEQIVNAQAYMMSTVDYFTLMTWVFAGLILLVWLAKPPFTAKAGPASAGH; encoded by the coding sequence ATGAGCAACGACGCGCCGGCCCAGTTCACCCCGCCGAGCCTGCTGCTGACCACCATTGGCCTGTCGCTGGCGACCTTCATGCAGGTGCTCGATACCACCATTGCCAACGTGGCGCTGCCGACCATTTCCGGCAACTTGGGTGTGAGCTACGAGCAGGGCACCTGGGTCATCACTTCGTTTGCAGTCAGTAATGCCATCGCCTTGCCGCTGACTGGTTGGCTGAGTCGGCGCTTTGGCGAGGTCAAGCTGTTCATCTGGGCGACGTTGTTGTTCGTGCTGGCCTCGTTTCTGTGCGGCATCGCCCAGTCGATGCCGGAGCTGGTGGGCTTTCGGGTGTTGCAAGGTGTTGTGGCAGGGCCCTTGTATCCCATGACCCAGACTCTGCTGATTGCGGTTTACCCACCCGCCAAGCGCGGTATGGCCTTGGCATTGCTGGCGATGGTTACGGTGGTGGCGCCGATCGCGGGTCCCATATTGGGCGGCTGGATCACCGACAGTTACAGCTGGCCGTGGATCTTCTTCATCAACGTACCGATCGGCCTGTTCGCAGCTGCCGTGGTGCGCCAGCAGATGCGCGCCCGGCCAGTGGTCACCAGCCGCCAGCCGATGGACTACATCGGCCTGTTGACGTTGATCGTGGGTGTGGGCGCGCTGCAAGTGGTGCTGGACAAGGGTAATGACCTGGACTGGTTCGAGTCGTCGTTCATCATTATTGGCAGCCTGATTTCGGTGGTCTTTCTGGCGATTTTCGTCATTTGGGAGCTCACCGACCGTCACCCGGTGGTCAATCTGCGCCTGTTCGTGCACCGCAACTTTCGGGTCGGCACCATCGTACTGGTGGGGGGCTACGCGGGTTTTTTCGGTATCAACCTGATCTTGCCTCAGTGGCTGCAGACACAGATGGGCTATACAGCCACCTGGGCGGGGTTGGCGGTGGCGCCGATTGGTGTGCTGCCGGTGATCATGTCGCCTTTTGTAGGTAAGTATGCGCACCGCTTCGACCTGCGGGTGCTGGCAGGGCTGGCGTTTCTGGCCATTGGCACCAGTTGCTTCATGCGGGCGGGGTTCACCAGCGAGGTGGACTTCCAGCACATTGCCCTGGTGCAGTTGTTCATGGGTATTGGTGTGGCGCTGTTTTTCATGCCGACCTTGAGCATCCTGCTGTCGGACCTGCCGCCGCAGCAGATTGCCGATGGGTCGGGGCTGGCGACCTTCCTGCGTACGTTGGGCGGCAGCTTTGCTGCGTCGTTGACGACTTGGATCTGGATTCGCCGGGCGGATCAGCATCATGCCTACCTGAGCGAGCACATCAGCCAGTTCGACCCGGCGACGAGGCATACGCTTGAGCAGTTGGGCGGGGCCAGCACGCAGAACTACGCGCAGCTTGAGCAGATCGTCAATGCCCAGGCATACATGATGTCGACGGTGGATTATTTCACCTTGATGACGTGGGTGTTTGCTGGGTTGATCTTGCTGGTATGGCTGGCCAAGCCGCCGTTTACGGCCAAGGCAGGGCCGGCTTCGGCGGGGCATTGA
- a CDS encoding SDR family oxidoreductase, translating to MHNVIVITGASRGIGAATALQAAREGYRVCINYHADEKAAEHTLAQVRALGAVAIAVRANACVEDEVVHLFQRVDQALGPVTALVNNAGTIGQQSRLEGMSEFRLLEVMKTNVVGPMLCAKHALLRMARRHGGHGGAIVNVSSVAARLGSPNEYVDYAASKGALDTFTLGLAKEVAGEGVRVNGVRPGYIHTGFHALSGDAERVSKLEASLPLGRGGRAEEVAEAILWLLSDKASYSTGSFIDLGGGR from the coding sequence ATGCACAACGTCATCGTCATCACCGGTGCCAGTCGCGGCATCGGCGCCGCCACTGCCTTGCAGGCCGCCCGCGAGGGCTATCGCGTCTGCATCAACTACCATGCTGACGAAAAGGCTGCCGAACATACCCTCGCTCAGGTGCGCGCACTGGGGGCCGTGGCAATCGCCGTGCGCGCCAACGCCTGCGTCGAGGACGAAGTGGTGCATCTGTTCCAGCGCGTCGACCAAGCACTGGGGCCTGTGACCGCGTTGGTCAACAATGCTGGCACCATCGGCCAGCAGAGCCGGCTTGAGGGCATGTCCGAGTTCCGGCTGCTTGAGGTGATGAAGACCAATGTCGTCGGGCCGATGCTGTGTGCCAAGCACGCCTTGTTGCGCATGGCCCGGCGCCACGGCGGGCACGGCGGTGCCATCGTCAATGTGTCGTCGGTTGCCGCGCGCCTGGGCTCACCCAACGAGTATGTCGATTATGCTGCCTCTAAAGGCGCGCTGGACACATTCACCTTGGGCCTGGCCAAGGAAGTAGCGGGCGAGGGCGTGCGGGTCAATGGCGTGCGGCCGGGTTATATCCATACCGGCTTTCACGCATTGTCCGGTGATGCTGAGCGCGTCAGCAAGCTTGAAGCGAGCCTGCCCCTGGGGCGCGGCGGCCGCGCTGAGGAAGTCGCCGAGGCAATCCTCTGGTTGCTTTCGGACAAGGCCTCTTATTCCACCGGCAGTTTTATCGACCTGGGCGGCGGGCGTTGA
- a CDS encoding hybrid sensor histidine kinase/response regulator, whose protein sequence is MPHRDLIALRQEIETLSLRNQQLESQLRQHQDHDLAIYRFLFDTMDEGFCIIEFFDGPHGPLSDYVHVMANAAYAKHAGIPNVVGQKLREMVPEEADDWIARYGAVLRTGQPLQFEQELVATGRVLSITTFRVEPAQRRQVAVLFKDVTERRKAELALRQLNDELEQRISAALAERRLFAELIDHGTINVYVIDMQMRWLAINRQARQDFQTMYGSVPEVGDSLPAFLNDHPDERDLVLPLWQRALAGEQFIETGTFAQRPYELHFNALRDHDGNVQAAYLFAYDITERVKEQQRLANAEQALRQAQKMEAVGQLSGGIAHDFNNLLGGIINAQELMQRRLDQQRYAALAPLLELSCQSAQRASALVHRLLAFSRQQTLQPLATDVAVLVNSMQALVRPVISHAISLRSEFVNDLWPTYIDPPQLESALLNLCINARDAMPAGGTIDIRGDNISLDSEQAQPLGMPAGDYVRLSVTDTGHGMSEAVAARAIDPFFSTKPPGRGTGLGLSMTYGFVRQSGGQLRLLSSPGQGTRVELYLPRHHEQPAAPIRPNPGKTAANSHPSGQRIVLVEDQAALRLVVGEALKELGYEVEAFENGAAALAHMHKCEQPDLLLSDIGLPEGLNGHQVAERCRQIFPQLKVLFITGYDESAALGDGQLLPGTSILTKPFELHALAERVGHLLENEVC, encoded by the coding sequence ATGCCTCACCGCGACTTGATCGCTCTGCGCCAAGAAATCGAAACCCTGAGCCTGCGTAACCAGCAATTGGAAAGTCAGCTGCGGCAACATCAGGATCACGATCTTGCCATCTATCGGTTTCTGTTCGACACCATGGATGAAGGGTTTTGCATCATCGAGTTCTTCGATGGCCCCCATGGCCCGCTGAGCGATTACGTCCACGTGATGGCAAACGCCGCTTATGCCAAGCATGCCGGCATTCCCAACGTGGTCGGGCAGAAACTGCGCGAGATGGTTCCCGAAGAGGCCGATGACTGGATCGCTCGCTACGGTGCGGTACTGCGCACAGGCCAGCCTTTGCAGTTCGAACAGGAACTGGTGGCCACCGGGCGTGTACTGTCGATCACCACGTTTCGCGTGGAGCCGGCCCAGCGGCGCCAGGTTGCGGTGCTGTTCAAGGACGTGACCGAGCGCCGCAAGGCGGAGCTTGCACTGCGCCAGCTCAACGATGAGCTTGAGCAACGGATCAGCGCAGCACTGGCTGAACGCCGCCTGTTCGCCGAATTGATAGACCACGGCACCATCAATGTCTATGTGATCGATATGCAGATGCGCTGGCTGGCGATCAACCGCCAGGCCCGGCAGGATTTTCAAACGATGTACGGCAGTGTGCCTGAAGTTGGCGATTCGCTGCCGGCTTTCTTGAATGACCACCCGGACGAACGCGACTTGGTGCTGCCGCTATGGCAGAGGGCGTTGGCTGGTGAGCAATTCATCGAAACAGGCACTTTCGCTCAACGCCCCTACGAACTGCATTTCAACGCATTGCGTGACCATGACGGTAACGTGCAGGCCGCCTACCTGTTCGCCTATGACATCACTGAGCGGGTCAAGGAGCAGCAACGCTTGGCTAATGCAGAGCAGGCATTGCGGCAGGCGCAGAAAATGGAAGCCGTAGGCCAGCTCAGCGGCGGCATCGCACATGACTTCAACAACCTGCTTGGCGGCATCATCAACGCCCAGGAGCTGATGCAGCGGCGCCTCGATCAGCAGCGCTACGCAGCCCTAGCGCCCCTGCTGGAACTTTCCTGCCAGTCGGCACAACGTGCGTCTGCGCTGGTGCACCGATTGCTGGCTTTCTCTCGCCAGCAGACCTTGCAACCGCTTGCGACCGACGTTGCCGTTCTGGTCAATAGCATGCAAGCGTTGGTGCGGCCGGTTATCAGCCATGCGATCTCCTTGCGCAGTGAATTCGTCAACGATTTGTGGCCGACCTATATCGACCCCCCGCAACTGGAAAGCGCTTTACTGAACCTTTGCATCAACGCCCGCGACGCCATGCCAGCGGGCGGGACCATCGATATTCGCGGCGATAACATCAGCCTGGACAGCGAGCAGGCTCAACCGCTGGGGATGCCCGCTGGCGATTACGTGCGCCTGAGCGTGACCGACACCGGTCACGGGATGAGCGAAGCGGTAGCAGCGCGTGCAATCGACCCGTTCTTCTCCACCAAACCACCAGGCCGGGGCACCGGCCTTGGGTTGTCGATGACCTATGGGTTCGTGCGTCAATCGGGTGGCCAGTTACGCCTGCTCTCCTCCCCCGGCCAGGGCACGCGTGTCGAGTTGTATCTACCGCGCCACCACGAGCAGCCTGCAGCGCCTATCCGACCGAATCCTGGCAAGACGGCGGCCAACAGCCACCCGAGCGGCCAACGGATCGTGCTGGTAGAGGACCAGGCGGCATTGCGCCTGGTCGTCGGGGAAGCGCTGAAGGAGCTGGGTTATGAGGTCGAAGCCTTCGAAAATGGCGCTGCCGCGCTGGCGCATATGCACAAGTGCGAGCAACCTGACCTGCTGCTTAGCGATATCGGCCTGCCCGAAGGCCTCAATGGCCACCAGGTTGCCGAGCGCTGCCGGCAAATCTTTCCGCAACTCAAGGTGCTTTTCATCACCGGCTACGATGAAAGTGCAGCGCTGGGTGACGGCCAGCTGCTGCCGGGCACCAGCATACTGACCAAGCCTTTCGAGCTTCATGCGCTAGCTGAGCGTGTGGGCCATTTGCTGGAAAACGAAGTGTGCTGA
- a CDS encoding ATP-binding protein, translated as MPSDDPTSCTATQGARQCSDSSQATSKLLAELIDHSLANVFAFDREFRLLAINRTAQQTFQRVRSMVPQVGDNLLQWITRHPDLAALMQPFIPRMVAGQPFTESIALGPADDLRHYQIIYNALRDPEHGMLGGSLFAYDISERVAEQARMRKIEEALYQSQKMEAVGQLTGGIAHDFNNLLGGILGALEMAEQHQDEQRYLDTTRLLGVARQNALRAASLVQRLLAFSRQQTLAPQLVNVHQLVAGMHELIASSLGTRITFIDQTQQEHWPVLIDPNQLENTLLNLCINARDAMPSGGTVLLASDNTLLDQAQAQALELPSGSYLHVSVSDSGTGMPAEVLQRAFDPFFTTKPAGQGSGLGLSIVYGFVRQSGGQVRITSNPEQGTCVHLYLPRAASQASAHTDGQPQTVMVVEGQAVQRMLICEVLEEQGHQVHSFSDGYSALEALRGGLRPDLLITDISLPGGIDGYQVAAACQKRPECVLVLFITSSASSRVNVRPDPYCDVLYKPFELAALSQHVEKLLKKRYLLR; from the coding sequence ATGCCATCTGATGATCCGACCTCCTGCACCGCCACACAAGGTGCACGCCAATGCAGCGACTCCTCCCAGGCCACCAGCAAGCTGCTAGCGGAGTTGATCGACCACAGCTTGGCCAATGTATTCGCCTTTGACCGCGAGTTCCGACTGTTGGCAATCAACCGCACAGCCCAGCAAACCTTCCAGCGAGTACGCAGTATGGTGCCGCAGGTCGGGGATAACCTTCTACAGTGGATCACGCGACACCCTGACCTTGCCGCTTTGATGCAGCCCTTCATACCCCGGATGGTGGCTGGTCAGCCGTTTACCGAAAGCATCGCACTCGGCCCTGCCGATGACCTGCGCCACTACCAGATCATCTATAACGCATTGCGTGATCCTGAGCATGGAATGCTGGGAGGGTCGCTGTTTGCCTATGACATCAGTGAGCGCGTTGCCGAGCAGGCGCGTATGCGCAAGATCGAAGAAGCGCTATATCAGTCGCAAAAGATGGAAGCGGTCGGCCAATTGACTGGTGGTATCGCTCACGATTTCAACAATCTGCTTGGCGGGATTCTCGGTGCTCTGGAAATGGCCGAGCAGCACCAAGACGAGCAACGTTACCTGGATACCACCCGGCTGCTGGGCGTGGCCCGGCAGAACGCGCTACGCGCGGCTTCTCTGGTGCAACGCCTGCTGGCATTCTCGCGCCAGCAGACCCTTGCACCTCAGCTGGTGAACGTACATCAACTGGTCGCCGGCATGCATGAGCTGATTGCCAGCTCGCTTGGAACACGCATTACGTTCATCGACCAGACCCAGCAGGAGCATTGGCCGGTCCTGATAGATCCCAATCAACTGGAGAACACGCTGCTCAATCTGTGCATCAATGCTCGCGATGCCATGCCATCTGGCGGCACTGTGCTTCTGGCCAGTGATAACACCTTGCTCGATCAGGCGCAGGCTCAGGCGCTGGAACTGCCAAGCGGCTCGTATCTTCACGTCAGCGTCAGCGACAGTGGTACCGGCATGCCTGCAGAGGTCTTGCAACGAGCATTCGACCCCTTCTTCACCACCAAACCTGCTGGCCAGGGCTCTGGCCTTGGGCTGTCGATCGTCTATGGCTTCGTCCGTCAATCCGGGGGGCAAGTACGTATCACTAGCAACCCCGAGCAAGGCACCTGCGTTCACCTGTACCTACCACGGGCTGCCAGCCAGGCAAGCGCGCACACCGATGGGCAGCCACAAACGGTCATGGTCGTCGAGGGCCAGGCCGTGCAGCGGATGCTGATCTGTGAGGTATTGGAGGAGCAAGGGCATCAGGTGCACAGCTTCAGCGATGGCTATAGCGCACTGGAAGCGCTACGCGGCGGCTTGCGTCCTGACCTGTTGATCACCGACATCAGCCTGCCCGGCGGTATCGATGGTTACCAGGTTGCAGCGGCCTGCCAAAAAAGGCCTGAATGTGTACTGGTGCTGTTCATCACCAGCTCTGCCAGCAGTCGAGTCAATGTACGCCCCGATCCATACTGTGACGTGCTTTATAAACCGTTCGAACTGGCTGCGCTGAGCCAGCACGTTGAAAAGTTGCTAAAAAAACGATACCTGCTCCGGTAG